The following are from one region of the Candidatus Binatia bacterium genome:
- a CDS encoding response regulator: protein MLTTAGHTVVEARRREETLEIVRQLKHPIALVVSDVVMPGIDGVEFTKQLRLLPPGLRVLLVSGYANRLGAAGRPLPETASFLQKPFGPEELGRKVIEVLSEESTTTH from the coding sequence GTGCTGACGACCGCCGGGCACACGGTCGTGGAGGCTCGACGCCGAGAAGAAACTCTCGAGATCGTCCGTCAGCTGAAACACCCGATTGCTCTCGTCGTGAGCGACGTCGTCATGCCCGGCATCGACGGGGTCGAGTTCACCAAGCAGCTGCGCCTCTTGCCGCCCGGCCTGCGTGTCCTGCTCGTTTCGGGCTACGCCAACCGACTCGGCGCCGCCGGTCGTCCGCTCCCCGAGACCGCCTCTTTCCTCCAGAAGCCCTTCGGCCCCGAGGAACTCGGGCGCAAAGTCATCGAGGTGCTCTCGGAGGAGTCGACGACGACCCACTAA
- a CDS encoding ACT domain-containing protein, whose protein sequence is MSTDYLLQARAFHRPGVLARMTGMFYRRALNIRTLSVGEEDEEGLVPIVVRVTGPAAEIERLTLSIQNLIDVTHAEFAPFPLTAPADGGYELKP, encoded by the coding sequence ATGAGCACAGACTACTTGCTGCAGGCACGGGCGTTTCATCGTCCGGGAGTGCTAGCCCGGATGACCGGCATGTTCTATCGCCGCGCTCTGAATATCCGGACTCTCTCGGTCGGCGAGGAGGACGAGGAGGGGCTAGTGCCGATCGTGGTGCGCGTAACGGGGCCGGCCGCTGAGATCGAGCGGCTCACCCTCTCGATCCAGAACTTGATCGACGTCACGCACGCCGAGTTTGCGCCGTTTCCTTTGACGGCTCCCGCTGACGGCGGATACGAACTAAAGCCATGA
- a CDS encoding crotonase/enoyl-CoA hydratase family protein, with product MSFSSDVLSIERSGAVGTLWLDRPEKRNAMSRELWQGLPHAIAALTENPEIGAVVLAGRGKSFCVGLDLTDAMVGQGDKPASKAVANLEQMEVTTAFQKAISAVAACPVPVIAAVHGHCLGGGIDLITACDIRVASADATFSIRETRIGIVADVGTLQRLPKVVSAGHVAELAYTGKDIDAARAEKIGLVNDVYADVDTVLAAARGLAEEIAANAPMAVRGTKFILQQSEDLTTEQSLLLNGLWTMATSLQSNDLREAVTAFMEKRTPEFSGT from the coding sequence ATGTCCTTCTCTTCCGACGTCCTCTCTATCGAACGCTCCGGCGCGGTTGGCACCTTGTGGCTTGACCGTCCTGAGAAGCGCAACGCCATGTCGCGCGAACTTTGGCAGGGCCTGCCGCACGCGATCGCGGCACTCACGGAGAATCCGGAGATCGGTGCCGTCGTGTTGGCTGGTCGCGGGAAGAGCTTCTGCGTCGGACTGGACCTGACCGACGCGATGGTCGGCCAAGGGGACAAGCCGGCATCGAAAGCCGTTGCGAACCTCGAGCAGATGGAAGTGACCACGGCGTTTCAGAAGGCGATCTCGGCGGTCGCTGCCTGTCCGGTTCCGGTGATCGCCGCGGTGCACGGGCACTGTCTCGGCGGGGGGATCGATCTGATCACCGCGTGTGACATTCGCGTCGCCTCGGCCGACGCGACGTTCAGCATTCGCGAGACCCGCATCGGCATCGTTGCGGATGTAGGCACCTTGCAGCGTCTTCCCAAGGTCGTGAGCGCGGGTCACGTCGCGGAGTTGGCGTACACGGGTAAGGACATCGATGCGGCGCGCGCCGAGAAGATCGGCCTCGTGAACGACGTCTACGCTGACGTCGATACGGTGCTCGCGGCGGCGCGGGGCCTTGCCGAGGAGATCGCCGCGAATGCGCCGATGGCGGTGCGCGGAACGAAGTTCATTCTGCAGCAGAGCGAGGATCTCACGACCGAGCAGAGCCTCCTGTTGAACGGTCTGTGGACGATGGCGACGAGTCTTCAGTCGAACGATCTGCGAGAGGCCGTGACGGCCTTCATGGAAAAGCGCACCCCGGAATTCAGCGGAACCTGA
- the pdxH gene encoding pyridoxamine 5'-phosphate oxidase: MTTDETVDAWLAQDPLPEEPAAIVEKWLSEAFQTKRQESPHAVALATVDPDGRPSVRMVLCSQIDAARGAFTMYSNRESRKGRALAADPRAAIAFHWPARQARVEGRIEWTPDEVSDAYFAGRPLEARIGAWASRQSEPLASRADLLAAVAAVQARFGAVREEDVVPRPPHWGGLTLVAESIELWVSRVGRVHDRAVWTRPAPGETWTATRLQP; this comes from the coding sequence ATGACCACGGATGAGACTGTCGACGCCTGGCTCGCACAGGATCCGCTGCCGGAGGAGCCGGCTGCGATCGTGGAGAAGTGGCTGAGTGAGGCATTCCAGACCAAACGTCAGGAAAGTCCCCATGCAGTCGCCCTGGCGACCGTCGATCCCGACGGTCGGCCGTCAGTAAGGATGGTCCTGTGCAGCCAGATCGATGCCGCCCGGGGCGCGTTCACGATGTACAGCAACCGCGAAAGCCGAAAGGGCCGCGCGCTGGCTGCGGACCCACGCGCCGCGATCGCCTTCCACTGGCCGGCACGCCAGGCCCGGGTCGAAGGCCGGATCGAGTGGACTCCCGACGAGGTGAGCGACGCCTACTTTGCCGGCCGACCGCTCGAGGCCCGTATCGGCGCGTGGGCGAGCCGTCAAAGCGAGCCGCTCGCGTCCCGCGCCGACCTGCTCGCCGCCGTCGCCGCCGTTCAAGCCCGCTTCGGGGCGGTACGCGAGGAGGACGTCGTACCTCGCCCGCCCCACTGGGGCGGACTCACGCTCGTCGCCGAGTCGATCGAACTCTGGGTCAGCCGGGTCGGGCGGGTCCACGACCGCGCCGTATGGACGCGCCCCGCGCCCGGCGAGACCTGGACCGCAACCCGGCTGCAGCCCTGA
- the ilvB gene encoding biosynthetic-type acetolactate synthase large subunit, which yields MQGSAAIATAQQERSGAEIVCDVLKANGVDVVFGYGGGAILHFYDALHRDPALHHVMVRHEQGAAHAAAGYARASGKVGVCVATSGPGVTNLVTGIMDAHLDSVPLVALGGQVATPLIGRDAFQETDMLSITASITKHAFQPRSVAEVAEAISRAFEIARSGRPGPVYVDLPKDVLIATAAVIASEAPNSRGATEPECNSEAIGSAARLLAQAERPVMLLGGGAVIAESRAEVIALAERLKLPVVSTINAKGLFPESHPQALGMIGMYGRKSGVWALTEADVVLALGSRFTDRITGQTDAFAKGKKIIHIDVDAYELGKNVPAEIAIQSDARTAARALDAASIGFAPSAERLSWVRRTEAAREVCVQCVPHVARVGSHPKNVMDALGRVLRPQDIVTTGVGQHQMFACHFLEFDEPRRLLTSSGAGTMGYGLPAAIGAAKACPESRVFVVDGDGSFQMTSQELATAVQEHLPVITIVLDNEQLGMVRQWQDREYESRWEAVRFDDRPGHPDFAMLARSFGAHAATVSDDCGLARALEEAIAYGGPALIHVSIDPAADNFPMMPAGRTFAEYGGNCVSRPGEFFTQDEAQRIGAAGDEVIS from the coding sequence ATGCAAGGAAGTGCAGCAATTGCGACGGCGCAACAGGAACGCAGCGGCGCCGAGATCGTCTGCGATGTGTTGAAGGCGAACGGAGTTGATGTCGTGTTCGGTTACGGCGGTGGCGCGATTCTGCACTTCTATGATGCGCTTCATCGAGATCCGGCACTGCACCACGTGATGGTGCGGCATGAGCAGGGTGCCGCCCACGCGGCCGCCGGGTATGCGCGCGCGTCGGGGAAGGTGGGCGTGTGCGTGGCTACCAGCGGGCCCGGCGTGACGAATCTGGTCACGGGCATCATGGACGCGCACCTCGATTCCGTTCCCCTCGTCGCGTTGGGAGGACAGGTCGCGACCCCGCTGATCGGCCGGGATGCGTTCCAAGAGACGGACATGCTCTCGATTACGGCGTCCATCACGAAGCACGCATTCCAGCCTCGGTCGGTCGCCGAGGTCGCCGAGGCCATCTCCCGGGCCTTCGAGATCGCGCGTTCCGGCCGGCCGGGGCCCGTGTACGTGGATCTGCCAAAGGACGTGTTGATCGCGACGGCCGCGGTAATCGCCTCGGAGGCGCCGAATTCGCGCGGGGCGACCGAGCCGGAGTGCAATTCGGAAGCGATCGGATCGGCGGCGCGCTTGCTGGCGCAGGCCGAGCGGCCGGTGATGCTCCTCGGCGGTGGTGCAGTGATCGCGGAGTCGCGCGCCGAGGTGATCGCGCTCGCGGAGCGTTTGAAGCTGCCGGTGGTGAGCACGATCAACGCGAAGGGGCTGTTTCCCGAAAGCCACCCGCAGGCACTCGGGATGATCGGGATGTACGGGCGGAAGTCCGGCGTCTGGGCTCTGACCGAAGCGGATGTCGTGCTCGCGCTCGGCAGTCGATTCACGGATCGGATTACGGGGCAGACCGACGCTTTCGCGAAGGGAAAGAAGATCATCCACATCGACGTAGATGCGTATGAGCTCGGCAAGAATGTCCCTGCCGAGATCGCGATTCAGTCGGATGCGCGAACCGCGGCTCGGGCATTGGACGCGGCGTCTATCGGGTTTGCACCGTCTGCGGAGAGGCTGAGCTGGGTGCGTCGAACAGAAGCGGCTCGCGAAGTCTGCGTGCAGTGCGTGCCGCACGTGGCGAGGGTGGGGTCCCATCCGAAGAACGTGATGGATGCGCTTGGTCGTGTGCTGCGGCCGCAGGACATCGTCACGACCGGCGTCGGGCAGCACCAGATGTTCGCGTGTCACTTCCTCGAGTTCGACGAGCCTCGGCGTCTGCTGACCTCGAGCGGCGCGGGGACGATGGGCTACGGCCTCCCGGCGGCCATCGGTGCGGCGAAGGCGTGCCCGGAGTCGCGGGTGTTCGTGGTGGACGGGGATGGCAGCTTTCAGATGACGAGCCAGGAGCTCGCCACCGCGGTGCAGGAGCATCTGCCAGTCATCACCATCGTACTCGACAACGAGCAGCTGGGGATGGTCCGCCAATGGCAGGACCGGGAGTACGAGAGTCGCTGGGAAGCGGTGCGGTTCGACGACCGTCCCGGCCATCCGGACTTCGCGATGCTCGCGCGGTCCTTCGGCGCACACGCCGCAACGGTGTCGGATGATTGCGGGCTGGCGCGCGCGCTGGAGGAGGCGATCGCCTACGGAGGCCCGGCTCTGATCCACGTGTCGATCGATCCCGCGGCCGACAATTTCCCGATGATGCCCGCGGGGCGGACGTTCGCCGAATACGGCGGCAACTGTGTGTCGCGCCCGGGGGAGTTCTTTACACAAGACGAAGCGCAGCGGATCGGTGCTGCGGGGGACGAGGTGATCTCATGA
- a CDS encoding serine hydrolase, translated as MEITRPEDVGLSTPGLARITNHLERHYVVPAKIAGCLTIVARKGHIVHCEAQGSMDLEREKPMREDVLFRIYSMSKPITSVAMMMLVEEGSVQLTDPVHRFIPEWKNLRVYESGNHPRFVTRRAERPMTIADLLTHTAGLTYGFMERTNVDAAYRKLGILGRTDGPTLRDMIEGLAELPLEFSPGTSWNYSVATDVLGYLVQTISGQPYDRFLQNRILGPLGMTDTGFTVPDSERERFAACYGRTRSKRLVLQDDPEKSVYCRDVTLFSGGGGLVSTAHDYLRFCTMLLRGGELDGARILGPRTIDYMTKNHLPEDRDLTQMSVGAFSETKYEGTGFGLGFSVVLDPVAAKVTSSSGEFAWGGAASTAFFIDPKEELIVIFLTQLMPSATFNFRGQIKQIVYGSLID; from the coding sequence ATGGAGATCACCCGCCCCGAAGACGTCGGCCTGTCCACCCCCGGCCTCGCCCGAATCACCAATCACCTCGAACGGCACTACGTCGTGCCGGCGAAGATCGCGGGTTGCCTCACGATCGTCGCCCGCAAGGGCCACATCGTCCACTGCGAGGCTCAGGGCTCCATGGACCTCGAGCGCGAGAAGCCGATGCGCGAGGACGTCCTCTTCCGCATCTATTCGATGTCGAAGCCCATCACGTCGGTCGCGATGATGATGCTCGTCGAGGAAGGCTCGGTGCAGCTCACCGATCCCGTCCACCGCTTCATTCCGGAATGGAAGAACCTGCGCGTCTACGAGTCGGGCAACCATCCCCGGTTCGTCACCCGCCGCGCAGAGCGCCCGATGACGATAGCCGACCTCCTGACCCACACCGCCGGCCTCACCTACGGATTCATGGAACGCACGAACGTCGACGCGGCGTACCGCAAGCTCGGAATCCTCGGGCGCACCGATGGACCCACCCTTCGCGACATGATCGAGGGACTCGCCGAGCTCCCGCTCGAGTTCTCCCCCGGAACTTCTTGGAACTACTCGGTTGCAACTGACGTGCTCGGCTACCTGGTCCAGACGATCTCCGGGCAGCCCTACGACCGCTTCCTGCAGAATCGCATCCTCGGCCCTCTGGGGATGACCGACACCGGCTTCACCGTCCCCGATAGCGAACGGGAACGCTTCGCCGCGTGTTACGGGCGAACGCGCAGCAAGCGACTCGTCTTACAAGACGATCCGGAGAAGAGCGTCTACTGCAGAGACGTCACCCTCTTCTCCGGCGGCGGCGGGCTTGTCTCCACAGCCCACGACTACCTTCGCTTCTGCACGATGCTTCTGCGCGGCGGCGAACTCGACGGCGCGCGGATCCTCGGGCCTCGCACGATCGACTACATGACGAAGAACCACCTGCCGGAGGACCGAGACCTCACCCAGATGAGCGTCGGCGCCTTCAGCGAGACGAAGTACGAAGGCACGGGGTTCGGCCTCGGCTTCTCGGTGGTCCTCGACCCGGTCGCAGCGAAGGTGACCAGCAGCAGCGGCGAGTTCGCATGGGGCGGCGCCGCCAGCACCGCGTTCTTCATCGACCCGAAGGAGGAACTGATCGTGATCTTCCTGACCCAGCTCATGCCCTCTGCGACATTCAATTTTCGCGGACAGATCAAGCAAATTGTCTACGGATCCCTGATCGACTGA
- the tgt gene encoding tRNA guanosine(34) transglycosylase Tgt, whose product MPPSPGMTRLRFALEGTATDSQARAGRFHTLHGEVLTPIFMPVGTHATVKGLHTDELEAAGAQVLLANAYHLLLRPGPEVLERIGGIHRFMDWGGSVLTDSGGFQVFSLPNDREITEEGAVFRSYLDGTEIVLSPERSIATQLSIGSDIMMAMDECIPSTSDHAAAVAAMHRTHRWAKRSLEARGDAPSALFGIVQGACFDDLRRESAETLTALPFDGFAIGGLAVGETKDEREKFTSLTSALLPESYPRYLMGVGMPIDLLEAVDRGVDMFDCIIPSMLARQGVTFTSVGRLDVYRGVYKLDERPLDPDCSCPTCARYTRAYLHHLIKASETLGWSLLSLHNLHFYHRLMADMRRHILEGTFAAFRDEQRPLLTATDPEHPPLVSKPRRRRLGKEALDRFEVRVSEKGFASVADRTSGEIMHAGLDPTVEAQQLYVEQGRIAQRLREPTTEPLVVWDVGLGAAHNAMAALRCCEGTGDLEQRPVHLVSFENDAGSLRLALRSARQFPHLRCAAPNLLLRFGEWKSERVPFEWNLLEGDFLTRIEDAPIPDCIFFDPFSAKTDGPLWTLACFEHVFAACGERDTELFTYSASTAARTAMLAAGFYVGVGAPTGTRPETTLAMTPAAVAHVAERNRMLLGSAWLDRWHRSHARFPSDVDEASEAEVGGRITRHPQFGSGAV is encoded by the coding sequence ATGCCACCCTCCCCGGGGATGACTCGCCTTCGCTTCGCGTTGGAGGGCACGGCGACGGACTCCCAGGCCCGCGCCGGCCGCTTCCACACCCTCCACGGAGAGGTGCTGACGCCTATCTTCATGCCTGTTGGCACGCATGCGACGGTGAAGGGTCTTCACACCGACGAGCTCGAGGCGGCAGGGGCGCAGGTCCTCCTGGCCAACGCCTATCACCTGCTGCTGCGGCCGGGCCCCGAGGTGCTGGAGCGCATCGGCGGAATCCATCGCTTCATGGACTGGGGCGGCTCCGTTCTGACGGACTCGGGCGGCTTCCAGGTCTTCTCGCTGCCGAACGATCGCGAGATTACGGAGGAGGGTGCCGTTTTCCGAAGCTATCTCGATGGCACCGAGATCGTCCTGAGCCCGGAGCGCAGCATCGCGACGCAGCTCTCGATCGGAAGCGACATCATGATGGCGATGGATGAGTGCATCCCGTCGACGTCGGATCACGCGGCGGCCGTGGCGGCGATGCATCGCACGCACCGCTGGGCTAAGCGAAGTCTCGAGGCGCGTGGGGATGCGCCGTCGGCGCTGTTCGGAATCGTCCAGGGCGCGTGCTTCGATGACCTCCGGCGCGAGAGCGCCGAAACCCTGACCGCACTTCCGTTCGACGGCTTCGCGATCGGCGGCTTGGCGGTGGGAGAGACGAAGGACGAGCGCGAGAAGTTCACGTCCCTTACGAGCGCTCTGCTGCCGGAGAGTTATCCGCGGTACCTGATGGGTGTCGGCATGCCGATCGACCTCCTGGAGGCGGTGGACCGCGGCGTCGACATGTTCGACTGCATCATTCCGTCGATGCTTGCGAGGCAGGGCGTGACCTTCACCTCGGTCGGTCGCTTGGACGTCTATCGGGGCGTCTATAAGCTGGATGAGCGTCCGCTGGATCCAGATTGCTCGTGTCCGACCTGTGCGCGCTACACCCGCGCCTATCTCCATCACCTCATCAAGGCTAGTGAGACGCTCGGGTGGAGCCTCTTGAGCCTGCACAACCTTCACTTTTACCACCGTTTGATGGCGGACATGCGGCGGCACATCCTCGAGGGCACGTTCGCCGCGTTCCGGGACGAGCAGCGTCCTCTTCTCACGGCGACCGATCCGGAGCATCCGCCGCTCGTGTCCAAGCCCCGTCGTCGCCGGCTGGGTAAGGAGGCGCTGGATCGGTTCGAGGTTCGCGTCTCGGAGAAGGGATTCGCGAGCGTCGCGGACCGAACGTCCGGAGAGATCATGCACGCGGGCCTCGATCCCACGGTCGAGGCCCAGCAGTTGTACGTCGAGCAGGGACGGATCGCTCAGCGGCTCCGCGAGCCTACGACGGAGCCGCTCGTCGTCTGGGATGTCGGTCTCGGCGCCGCGCACAACGCGATGGCCGCGCTCCGCTGCTGCGAGGGGACCGGAGATCTAGAGCAGAGGCCCGTCCATCTCGTGAGCTTCGAGAACGATGCGGGCTCGCTGCGCCTCGCGCTGCGAAGCGCGCGACAGTTTCCTCACCTGCGCTGCGCCGCGCCGAACCTCCTCCTCCGGTTCGGCGAGTGGAAGTCGGAGCGGGTCCCCTTTGAGTGGAATCTCCTCGAGGGAGACTTCCTCACTCGCATTGAGGACGCCCCTATACCCGACTGTATCTTCTTCGATCCCTTCTCGGCGAAGACGGACGGGCCGCTGTGGACGCTGGCCTGTTTCGAGCACGTCTTCGCGGCCTGCGGGGAGCGCGACACCGAGCTCTTCACCTATTCGGCGTCCACCGCCGCGCGGACGGCGATGCTCGCCGCTGGCTTCTACGTCGGCGTGGGAGCCCCGACGGGGACACGCCCCGAGACCACACTCGCGATGACTCCCGCCGCCGTTGCGCACGTCGCCGAACGGAACCGCATGCTGCTGGGCTCGGCGTGGCTCGACCGCTGGCACCGGAGCCACGCCCGCTTCCCGAGTGACGTCGACGAAGCATCGGAGGCCGAAGTCGGCGGCCGCATCACGAGGCACCCGCAGTTTGGTTCGGGCGCCGTCTAA
- a CDS encoding TolC family protein — translation MILRFAAPATALLCSLLVAGCSAFLGYESDPSLIEPPVLPAELQPEFAKAPPVAVPLPETELPAHLQVRAVTLQEVLLRAGEDSIAVLDAEAQLEAAAARTLAADAAFVPGVRGDYRAWHLDGRQVGSFGVVEDVAFGRFEAGLSVFYRLNPGGAVEQSISARYGQDAAAGDAGDSARRAMESAGLAYFDLLRSRAEVEIADQLVAATERFLSIARARAAAEVSSRADVARAEAELAAARQVHIRARGTWEVTSATLATLLRWDPTVLLAPAEAEVRPHALVEGGAGELAEHSTARRPDVRAAEARAQAALHAERSTWWNLLGPTIELEGRQRWLGIEADDLGAGTIGLAAIGWSFQLSELARVQEVAAEARSRDLSAAFAAEQARGQVQGALVEVSAAADAIPEANHGVRAAGRSWRIQIARFEAGTGLGLEVIEAQNAEARARLSLVTSILRYNAAQLRLLAASGLLDPDIVR, via the coding sequence ATGATCTTGCGTTTCGCTGCACCTGCGACGGCGCTCTTGTGTTCGCTGCTCGTCGCAGGTTGTTCGGCCTTCTTGGGCTACGAGTCCGATCCGTCGTTGATCGAGCCGCCGGTTTTGCCGGCGGAGCTTCAGCCGGAGTTCGCGAAGGCGCCGCCGGTCGCTGTGCCGCTACCCGAGACCGAGTTGCCGGCGCACCTGCAGGTCCGCGCGGTCACCCTCCAGGAAGTCCTTCTGCGAGCAGGCGAGGACAGCATCGCGGTGCTCGATGCGGAAGCGCAGTTGGAGGCTGCGGCCGCGCGTACCCTGGCTGCCGACGCGGCGTTCGTTCCCGGAGTGCGGGGCGACTACCGCGCCTGGCATCTCGACGGTCGGCAGGTCGGATCGTTCGGAGTCGTGGAAGACGTCGCGTTCGGACGCTTCGAGGCGGGTCTCTCGGTTTTCTATCGTCTGAATCCCGGTGGCGCGGTGGAGCAATCGATTTCCGCGCGGTACGGCCAGGATGCTGCGGCCGGAGACGCGGGAGATTCTGCGCGACGTGCGATGGAGAGCGCCGGCCTCGCGTACTTCGACCTACTGCGCTCCCGCGCAGAGGTCGAGATCGCCGACCAACTCGTTGCGGCCACGGAGAGATTCCTCTCGATCGCACGTGCGCGAGCGGCGGCGGAAGTCTCGTCGCGTGCCGACGTCGCGCGCGCCGAGGCGGAGCTCGCGGCGGCGCGCCAGGTGCACATTCGGGCGCGCGGTACGTGGGAGGTCACGAGTGCCACGCTGGCCACGCTTCTGCGTTGGGACCCGACGGTCCTTCTCGCTCCGGCCGAAGCCGAGGTGCGCCCGCACGCACTCGTCGAAGGCGGCGCGGGCGAGTTGGCGGAGCATTCGACTGCTCGCCGTCCCGACGTACGGGCGGCGGAGGCCCGCGCGCAGGCTGCGTTGCACGCAGAGCGCTCCACTTGGTGGAACCTGCTCGGTCCGACGATCGAACTCGAGGGCCGACAGCGCTGGCTCGGAATCGAGGCCGACGATCTGGGCGCGGGCACGATCGGGCTCGCCGCGATCGGCTGGAGCTTTCAGTTGAGCGAGTTGGCGCGGGTGCAGGAAGTGGCCGCCGAGGCACGGTCGAGAGACCTTTCGGCGGCTTTCGCGGCCGAGCAGGCGCGCGGACAGGTCCAGGGAGCCCTCGTCGAGGTCTCGGCGGCCGCCGATGCGATCCCGGAAGCGAACCACGGGGTTCGGGCGGCCGGTCGAAGCTGGCGGATCCAGATCGCTCGCTTTGAAGCCGGCACGGGGCTCGGGCTCGAGGTGATCGAGGCCCAGAATGCGGAGGCCCGGGCCCGCTTGTCGCTCGTCACGTCGATTCTTCGGTACAATGCGGCCCAACTCCGGCTGCTGGCGGCGAGTGGCCTGCTCGATCCGGACATCGTTCGCTGA
- a CDS encoding enoyl-CoA hydratase-related protein, whose amino-acid sequence MPVRLERPAEHPHVALVTIDRPEKANSLNLSMLRELAGAWREIAADDGVRCAIVTGGGGRVFCSGMDMRSTIPVSQRFARGEKVDDDDFEGLRSVATALLAGFDLRTPLVCAINGHARAGGFDMMLASEIRYAVPEATFALEEVALGFYPTGNSTVLLPQQIGWVHAHEIMLTARPFSAERAVDIGVVNRVVESTDLLATAFETADAIAGNAPLAVRETRRGVREIVGMSLEDGYSRQEAIGRELRKTDDAREGQRAFVEKRRPEWQGR is encoded by the coding sequence ATGCCCGTACGACTCGAACGGCCCGCCGAACACCCGCATGTGGCCCTCGTGACGATCGATCGTCCCGAGAAGGCGAATAGCCTGAACCTCTCCATGTTGCGCGAGCTCGCCGGCGCTTGGCGAGAGATCGCGGCTGACGACGGCGTGCGGTGCGCGATCGTGACCGGTGGCGGGGGCCGGGTGTTCTGCTCCGGGATGGACATGCGATCCACGATTCCGGTCTCGCAGCGCTTCGCACGCGGCGAAAAGGTCGACGACGACGACTTCGAAGGACTGCGGAGCGTCGCGACGGCTCTCCTTGCCGGCTTCGACCTGCGAACGCCTCTGGTGTGCGCGATCAACGGCCATGCTCGCGCGGGCGGGTTCGACATGATGCTCGCCTCTGAGATCCGTTACGCGGTACCCGAGGCCACCTTTGCTCTTGAAGAGGTTGCTCTCGGGTTCTATCCGACCGGAAACTCCACGGTGCTTCTTCCACAGCAGATCGGCTGGGTGCACGCCCACGAGATCATGCTGACCGCGCGCCCCTTCTCGGCCGAGCGCGCTGTAGACATCGGCGTGGTGAACCGGGTCGTGGAGTCGACGGATCTCCTGGCGACCGCCTTTGAGACCGCCGATGCGATCGCCGGCAATGCGCCGCTCGCTGTGCGGGAAACGCGGCGGGGTGTTCGTGAAATCGTCGGGATGTCGCTCGAAGACGGCTACAGCCGCCAGGAGGCGATCGGTCGCGAGCTTCGGAAGACCGACGATGCGCGTGAGGGCCAGCGCGCCTTCGTCGAGAAGAGGCGGCCGGAGTGGCAAGGGCGCTGA
- a CDS encoding glucose 1-dehydrogenase — translation MNREQLDKMFDLSGRVAIVTGGSRGIGKAIAGGFAAAGAKVVIASRKANACDATVAEIEATGGEALAVPTHLGDIGALENLVRATVDRFGGVDIVVNNAANALALPVGQITAEAFDKSIAVNLRGPLFLVQFALPYLQKSEHASVINVISAGVFTSAQFVGLYTAGKAGLRTLTRTMAHELASHNIRVNAIAPGTVDTDMVRNTDPAAQAAMRDAAPVKRMAAPEEMIGMALYLASDAGSFATGQTFIVDGGMTTS, via the coding sequence ATAAATCGCGAACAGCTGGACAAGATGTTCGACCTTTCCGGCCGGGTAGCGATCGTCACCGGCGGTAGCCGGGGCATCGGAAAGGCGATCGCCGGGGGATTCGCCGCGGCCGGCGCGAAAGTCGTCATCGCGAGCCGGAAGGCAAACGCCTGCGACGCCACCGTCGCCGAGATCGAGGCCACCGGCGGCGAAGCCCTCGCCGTCCCCACCCACCTGGGCGACATCGGGGCGCTCGAGAATCTCGTGAGGGCTACGGTGGACCGTTTCGGCGGCGTCGACATCGTGGTGAACAACGCCGCAAACGCACTCGCGCTACCGGTAGGACAAATCACGGCCGAGGCCTTCGACAAGTCCATCGCCGTGAACCTCCGCGGCCCGCTCTTCCTGGTCCAATTTGCGCTGCCCTATCTCCAGAAGAGCGAGCACGCTTCTGTGATCAATGTGATCAGCGCCGGCGTCTTCACGAGCGCGCAATTCGTCGGGCTCTACACCGCCGGCAAAGCGGGCCTCCGTACATTGACCCGCACGATGGCCCACGAACTCGCATCGCACAATATCCGCGTGAACGCGATCGCTCCCGGCACCGTAGACACCGACATGGTCCGCAATACCGATCCCGCCGCTCAGGCCGCGATGCGCGACGCGGCTCCGGTGAAGCGCATGGCCGCTCCCGAAGAGATGATCGGGATGGCCCTCTACCTGGCGAGCGACGCCGGAAGCTTCGCGACAGGGCAGACGTTCATCGTCGACGGCGGAATGACGACGTCATAG